The genomic stretch ATAAAAATAGGCTTCTTCACCTGGAACATGAAGAAATTGGGGCTGGTCTTCTTTCCCGTTGTGCCCATTACATAGAGAAAGTCAGGCGTCAAAACAAAAGGGACCCTCTCCTTGGTTATTCCCAGAAAGCTCTTGTAGTTTCCAAGGATGTGTCCAAAGTCAATGTGGAATAGATTACCTAAGCACAGCAGATTATTCATTTATCAAGCGCTACATGCAACACAATCAACTTTCAGATCACCTTTTTTCCTTACCTCATGATCTTTAATGGtatatttcattaaattatCAATAATTATGAAGAACCTAATGaccaaaacaaacataaatgcTAAAGACCATGCAAAGACACTAAGTAGAAACATACCTAACAAAAGAATCCTCAACTACTTCACTATCTataacactaaataaataaatataaggaaCCCTTTTGTCTAATAGCGTACACATTACACCAAAGCACTGTaggatgtgattggtcagaaagtgttgattaattttctgtaacagcagctctgacaccaCTCCAGGCTTCAAGGCAAACTGTAGAGTATACAGTATTATAACTCGTTCTGATACGTCATTTTACAACATGATATGTAACTATTCACTTATGAAAATACATTAATTCAAGTCTTTAATTCAGGTCTcgtgaattttattttactttactttattttattatttttatttatatattttaaatataatttaatttcatgttcttttattttacttttattttttatttcagaataaaaatgacacagtttaaaagtaaatttacatttaatatttccATGGTATGTCCTCAGGTGTCTTTTTATGAACACTGGCCTTACGCTTTGCAccaaataattataaatacttCTTGCTGTCCTGCTGTGATGTTCCTTTTTGTGTGATTTAGTTTTATTGAcaataaatctgttcatttaGATTTGAAACCATTGTAGAGAAGTTGTAAATGTTTAACTCTAAAGTGTTAagaattatcattattattattattattattattattattattattattattgaatgaTATGACCCATAAGTCATTCAATCAACCGCTATTcaacattattaaatattaaaataattgttttaatacattaaatTTACTCTGATTATATGAAATAATATAGTGAATATTATTTATAGGAATTATTTACAGGAAATTATATAggaatataattaatattcctGTGGTATATGGGAATAAATCACTCTAGCATGCTTTCTCCATCACTTTTTTGCAGATTaaacttatttaaaaccttCTTTACTTGAAGTTTGTTTAATCAGAAAAGTGTCGACTTGAAACAGGAAGCATGAGCCAGTCCACTCCAACCACTGAAACTCTCATCTGCTGTGTGTCattaaatacaaacattttatttgtgcttttttaCCAGATTCGGTGACCATGATGTTGTCGTTATGGCGATCGCCTATCCCCAGGACGTAGGTTGCTACACAGTAACCTCCACAGGAATAGACAAAGCGCTCCACTGCCTGCTGGTACTGGAGGGAGGACAGAAACCtcaatgtctttttttattacacacatTTGCAATTATGCAAAGATAACCATGCAAACAGGGAAGGCGAACAATACACATTCAGTAAGAGTGCTGGGTAATACTCGTCATTTCCTGTCAGCAGCTGAATTCCTTCTGAAATAAAAGGCTGTACCTCAGACAAAGCCTTTTTTGAACCAGGAAATAGACCTGCAGACGTTTCCTTCCCCGCTGATGCAAACAATCATACCCTCTAACAGAAAACAACATACCTTGTCCTCATTCACACATTTGTCTCGCAGCCACTGGTTCAGGATTTCATCTTTAAAAGCTCCAGTATTCCCCACAGTGCTTTGCTGGATGTTGGCAATGGTGGTAGCATCCTTCACGATCTCGATCATTCCTATGGTCAGGAATTCAACATTAATCCAAACTTACTGGGGTAAACATTCAGAGTCCACAAGTATTAACAGAATTTTACTGACTTACCGATTTTATTTCCAGTAGAAATACAACCATAGGGCAATAAGGACAGATCTAGAGATTCAGTCTCCCATATAGACTCCATGATCAACAGAATCTGCATTGTGATAAAGATTTAAAAGTATTGGTATTGTTTCTAATGACAGCACAGAAGActtgttttcattatttaatcGTCACCTGTAGAATTAACATGTCCTGTCGAAGGTCATCTCCATCCTTGAAGATGATCCCAATCGTATCGCTCGACAAAGTGGTGGGGTCCGCTCGCTTAAACTGCAGCCACAGGGGTTTCTTTTTGGATGCCATTACTTTGCATTGCTCAATCTGTGAACAGAAACAGTTTCATAACAGACTGTCTAACTGAACAAGTCTGAAACAGTCTTATGTCAAATATCATATGTCTGTTTTAGCTTCTTGAAATGTAGCAAAACCTGTCCAACAAGCAACCAGGGTCACACGAGTAACAAGAAACTTCTATGCCACCAATACTAAAACAGAAGGTCTGTTGTGCTCCACCACCTACCACCAGTGACCCAGCTCGCAGACCGGGATCATACGGTACTTTAAAGCTCTCAGGCAAACCCTGCATTTGCAGACTCTCCAGTTTCTGGCGCAACTGAAAAACAACTAGAGGACAGCAAGATGATTAGATGGCTAGTCCTTCAGGAGTTGGAACTGAAATACAAACTCATCAGGATGGGCAATCACCTTGTGGAGAAACATCATACTTCTCAGCAGATATGGCTTTGACCTCACGGGTGACCTTCTGTAGTGCCTCAGTAATTTCCACCTGCTTCCTGAAGTCCTGCAGCATGGCGTCTCCACAGCCACGGAGGTAGGCCTCTAAAATAACTGCATAGCGCTGTTGGTAGTGCATGGACTGAGCTATCTCACTCCGCAAGAACCAGAAGAGGAAATGGCCAATTCGCTTGCTCTGTGAAGAAGATGGAATGAAAGTTCACaccattaaaattaaaaacagactaTTTCTGTACAACATCACCATGACGGTACAGAGAAACTCACCCTGAGAGCACGCTTAAGGAGAAACCTGGCAAGCGCACTATCATGATAGGGTTCAAACTTAACAGcctgggggggggggcaaatgaacaaattaatgaaacattttgctttttttagatttgttagTTGAGTGAGACATacaggaataaataataaatatgactgAGGAAATATAACACAGATAAAGGATAACTGTGGCAAATAGGCATGCCACTCATTATTTTTGTTAATGGAGGTTTTTTCACAAGGCTTACCTGAACCAGCTGTAAAAGGTAGCGAAGGACATCGTCATCACCAAGAGtctccaacttcctgacagCCATAGTGCGCACATTTGCATCAGAGAAGTGGCAGTCCAATAGCTGCATCGCTAACCCCACATCCAGAGGGCTCCGGTCCCATGCTGTGCTTTTATCTAAAAGATGATGTGTGGCCATGACAGCTTCCTGTTTTCCCCACTTCACAGAGCCGAGAAACTTGGGGTAGGCTGAAGGATGCCGCACACACTCCTGTCTGAAATGCCAGAGCAGCTCCTTATCTTCCACACTGAGTGGATGCAGAGGATCGGTAGCCACGATTTGATCAAACTGTTTCCGTAAATGGTTCGGCATCTCTCGTTTCCCTCTCTCCCCTTCCATTTCCGATGCGTCTCGGGAATCCCTGCTCTTAGGCAAAGCCACTGGGTAGCAATACTTGTCCAGTAGCACTGCAATTGCCATGGAACTGGTTTTGTCTGGATTGGTGGCAGAAGTGAGTTTATCTGCATTCACACTGCTGTTATCCTCACTTTTCTCAGGCATCTTCCACATGTGCAGGATGAACTCGCCCTGTCTGAGTAAAGACCGATGGTCCACCACTAACAGGTTTACGTAGTAGAGCAGGCGGCTCTTGTTCTTGCTTTCGAGCGAAGAGCTGTCTCTTGAggtctgtgtttgtgctttACCACACAACACCTGCAGGTTCAGCCGAGCACCTTTGGGTAAATCCTTGATCTTAATGTTGAAATCGAGCCAGCTATTCCACAGCACCTCTTCAGTGAAGGGCTTTGAGGGTGTCCTCTCCTGCGCTAGCAGCTGCTGCCCATGGAAAATGCTGGCCTCCACGAAGACCATCAGTTCTGAATTACAAGGCAGGACTGGTATATCAATCCCCAGGATTTTGACTCTGAACTTGCGGTTACAGTCCCAGAGGGAGACGGTGAACACCTTCTCATGGTCCTTCTCATTAATAGTCAATTGCTCATGTGTGCCCGCTACACCAGTGCAGTCATCCACCTGTGACCAATCCTCCTTTTGGACCACATCTTGTTCAGGGTTTGGAGGGGATTCAAGCACCAAATGGATCTCTTCTCCACTTTTGAGGCACTGTCTGATCCAGTGGAAGTTTTTGATGGGATAGTCTCCGAACAGATATTCTTCTCTTCCACAAACCCTCAGAACAAAATCTGATTCGTTGACGTCCTCTGGGATGCCGAGCAGAGCCCTCTTGTTGACGGTCTTTATGAAAAAACTCTGAAGGATATGAAACGGTGTGTCATCAATCGATACCTTTATCGTCTGACTCGAGGTGTCTCTGTGTATCACCAGGAGAATGTGGTTGTTAGTGATTTTACTCAGCAGGTAATCAGGTAAGGCTTTGGTGGCTATCCAGGGGTCCATCGAGTAAAGTTTGGGATCTCGGTCAGCCAGTTCAATTTTTCTGGTGGTAAGTAACTTCCTCCTTGTGAACTCCAGCTCATCGTCATGAACATTACTGACATCTGTCACGTCATAACCGATAAGATGATTTAGAAATTTCTGGTACTGGATGGATTCTTCAGAAGGCTGAGGCCTCAGAACCAGGTAGATTTTTCCAACCTCCTTTTTAAGAGCTTTCCAGTAGCGAATGCAGTCCAGGGTCTGAAACACCTGGTGCTTGTCATAGATCTCACACCAGCTCCCTTTCTTTTGGTAGAGCAGGATGCAGTGGTCAGGTGAATACTTCTGGTAGAATTCAGGGCACACGTTGGTTGTGACAGCCTTCAGCCACAGCTGGGTTTTGACCTGCTCTACCGTCCAGTTCCCGATCACATCCAGCTGCAGCGTGTCAGGGTTTTTGGTGGTTTTGTTAGTCGTAGGAAGCACAAACTCTAAGGATAAATGATCCATTGCTGTGGATGAGTTGGATGTAAAtgctttcatttttcttctcctcctccggATTTCACCTCTAAGAACTACTGGAGATTCATCATCACTAACGTGCTGCTCCATAACCGAGGCTAAAACCGTGTCAGAGCAAAACATTCGTCAGTGCTTTGGTTTTTATACTTCTATACAGTCTCTAGGAAAAAAAGGGTTAATTAGATGTTTCCTAGCCAAGATGACTACAGCAAAGCAGGAACGGTCATTAATGCAGATTTACTGAAGAAAGTTGTGACTTTATTTAAAGACATATAGATTACTGAGTGAGCTTCCAAATGACCAGGGAAATAACTTTAACTCCAAAAAGGACAAAAGCTGAGCTGTGAAGAGCTGAAACCCCCTCAGACTCACAGCTGAACAGAGATGATGTATATTTAAGTTCAACGCAAAGGAAGTCACACAACAGGAAGTGTTTAATGTTAGTCCACAATAAATCAGCTGTGAAGCTCAGAAATGTCTTTATTCCAATCACATCTGTTTCTATTGTGTAGTAAAAACAACAAGAAGACAAGACTGACGTTTTATTAGAGGGTTACTGAGTGATCTGTGTTATATCTGATATCTGAGAAACAGCACTAATGCGGAAGTTTTGTTTTCAGTCAAATCGCCTGAGAAAGACGGAACCGCTTcttctgcagagagagagagattcacatgtgtgtgtgtgtgtgtgtgtgtgtgtgtgtgtgtgtgtgcatggttcAAAGTAACGGACcctgctcctgtgtgtgtgtgtgtgtgtgtgtgatgtgaaaaCTCACCGTTCAGCACACACAGGGCCAGCTGTACCCCCGACGGCGGACAGACGGATCCCGAGACATTGATGCGAGAGAAGTGGAATTTCTCCTCGTTAGAAACAGCGTGTCTTTACTGAAGTTTCCACATGCACCCTGtgagctgtcacacacactctcacacacacacacacacacacacacacacaccagacgcACTTTCAGCACACACCCACGGGGCGCGTGACGTCAGCGGTGGCAGCGAGTTAGCGCGCGCTCTCTCTGGTTACCGGAAATTTCCgagctgtgtgtttctgtaggtgTTTTACACAGTTACATGATGTTACACCTACAATAATCTGCTTACTGAACTTCATTCTTTTCTCATTTTGATTATAATGTCAAATTCCGCCATTTTGATGAATACTGCTAATCACAGGAGTTCATATCTGCtgaattattaaaaacacacacacacacaaataaaactcactcactcagtctgAAAGgggatttagatttttcttgtttttttttttacttttaaattgctctttttattactgtttgttgtaatgtttattttataaaaacattaaaagacatatttgacttttttctaTTGCCCTTTGGCGCCCCCTAGTGGCCGGTTGTGTTGAACCATTTTGCTTttcattacttttttattaaacagaaaatcagctcaattaaattaatatagtataaataatttaacaatCTAATGAttagatataataaattaaatatagtaTTATAATAATACTTATATACTATACTTAAGTtatgatttttaaaacaatgtttttgGAAAACATCACCTAAGCAAGTGGCCATAGTCAAAAATATCTAATATTTTCTACCATAAGATCAAACTAAAAATCTAATAAACCATGAacaagaaaaagtgaaaaaaaatctaaaatattctcaaataaaaaaacaaacagatagaaCAGATCCAAATAAAGACCAAAGACCATCATTGCTTTTAGGATTGTTTCAGGATTTCCCAATTTTCTggaaaataaatagcaaaaaaaaaaaaaaaaaaaaaaaaaaaaaaaaaaatatatatatatatatatatatatatatatatatatatatatatatatatatatatatattcatattcacaaTTTACAATTTTGTCTTGTTAAAGTAAAGGAAACTGATTCCTACAAATTGGGACTCATTTCAAGCTTAAAACAAACTTGTCGTGGCAGATTTAGTTTATTTCAACATTTACAACTAGAAATATTTTACAGCAAGAATATAATTTATTTGAGtcttatatttggtttattctaattttattataaGAAACACTAGATTATATTTTACATGTTTAACTCTCAAATATTTAATCTTAGACATTTGTAAATCATAATGAATGTGTCAAGGTACAAGCAACAAGACTTACACCACGTGTGGTCACCTTTATTTCAATACATACGTATTATTAGGCAGACTCTTTATGATAAGACACAGCATGTAGCCAGTTTGTTAGCTTTCTCAGCTTTCTCTACCGGATATACAGCTGCAGTGTTGTACTGACTACACAATACAAGTTACAAGTGTGGTCAGTGTATCTGTAGAAACATTAGTTGCTAAGTGATGGACTGCTAATGAATAAGTCTATCCTCACGCTCCATTGTTGTGCTAAAGTATTAGGTTTAATTAGACAGAATTCAGAACTGGATACAGGATTCCTAAGCTTTGGGCTACGTTGCTTATTTATCTGTCAACTATTCTGAAATGTAAACTACAAAAatctaaaatgtttacattgatTTGATCTACTTTTCCTGTTATTTGACAGCGACAACAACAAAATCAGCACTCCTTGTACATTTTCAAGAAAGCATGTTCATCCACTCAGTTCATggtgactgtaaaaaaaaaatcccttaaatttattgtttaatagtttAGGAGTTGAATTCAACACCACAGcgctattcattcattcatctttagcaAACTCTTCCTCTTTGTCAGGGTCAGTCTAGAGAGAGTATGTGTTATTATTGTATCCCGTGTAACTCTACACACCACCGGCACAGTGAAACGAGAGACGCTCTGCCATATCATAccataaaaaagagaaagagcaaagacactttctttccctttttacCTTTCCTTCTTGTTCAGTAAATATAGGGACATCTGGTGCTCAAGCTATTTAAAATCTGGAGATGATGtctggtggatggatggagattAGAACATGCTCATGTTCTTCTACAAGCAGCACACTGAGAGAACGCAGCACCCTGTCCTGTCACCAACTGGCTAAAGATTACGTGATGTTCATCTACTTAACCTTTGTGTAGACACCTGGAtagtggaaggtgtgtgtgtgtgtgtgtgtgcgctcattTTACATGACTCAGCATTCTCACTGTAAACCTAATGTTATGTCGTCCTGTGAAGAACTgatgtcccatccagggtgtatatTCACCTCACACCCCGTGTTCCTCAGAGTGATTAGTGGCTCCACATCCACTGGACACTGGCCATAAGGATGTCTTTAAGCGACTCAGGATCATGAGAGGATTAGCAAAAAAGCCAAACAGAGCCTCAACTTTTACTGTACTATACAGTGGCAAGAAGAAGTATGTGAAACCTTTGGAATTAGCTGCATTTGTGTATAAATTTGTCTTAAAATCTGGGTTGTGTTTGATCAACAAACACAATCTGTTTCAACTAATACCGCACAGATTACTATATTGTTCTTGTGCATATTGAGTATACCATTCAAATATTCATAGTACATGTCGGAAAAAGAATGTGAAACCTTACGTGAAAGCTAATCAGAGATGGAAACATGGCATCCAATTAATGAGATGAGAATGGAGGTGTGGGATTGAGCTACTTTCACTTATATAAAACATTGAAACATTTTGAGTTTGTTATTCACAGGAAGCATCATTTAACATGAACCATGCCTTGAGATCTCAGAAGACCTactatcaaataattttttgacTTGCAGAAAGCTGGAAGGGGTTACAGAGTTATCTCAAAGAGCTTAGGTATTCATCTGACTGCTGTTAGTGAAAGTGTCTATAAATAGAGACGATTTATGTGGCTACTCTTCCCTAGAAGCAGCATTCCAGCCAAGTACAACTGTCATTATGGTAAAAAAGAACCCTAGAGTTACAGCTAAAGACTTGAGGAAATCACCTCAAATCAGCATCAAATGTGCTACACAATAGTTAACATTTCTGCACACTTGAAATTTGTGAaatattttgtggactaatgaACATGCAGCGCTATGTCTAGAGCAAAAAGggcatcactttttttttttaatttattattatttttataattatattttatttttaaaataataataataatatatgtatatatatatatatatatatatatatatatatatatatatatatatatatatatatatatatatatatattatgttatatatgATCTGCTACAAACAGCAGACCCTGCCATTGCACAATGGCTGCTGTTTGTAGCGGATCATTCAATccacatgatttggcacaggttctaccccggatgcccttcctgacacaaccctcccatttttatcttgGGACCCGggactgagagttaactcttcagcaGCTGGGGTGGcatccctgcccaggaatcgaacccaagCCGTGGCAATGAGAGCTCAGGAttctgctgctggaccaccaggaggccaaaAAGGGCACCACATACCTCATGAAAACATCATCCCAGTGATAGAAGGGGCATCATGATGTGGGTCTGCTTTACTGATTTAGGGCCTGTACCACTTGCCATCATTGAGGAAAAAATGAATTCCCAAATTGATTAAGAGATCACAGTGTGGCTGATGAAGCTCAGTAGAAGCTTGGtgatgcagcaggacaatgatcctaaacatcAAAGTAAATCTATTACAGAGTGgcctcaaaaaacaaaaaaaagaggctaATCCGCGGTTACAGGAAACGCTTGGTTGAGGTTATTGCTGTCAAAGGAGGATCAACTAGCTATTAAAAAGTGTTCACTTAGTTTTTTCATTGCACTGTGAATGTGTAATGGGATGTCAATAGAGACATTAAAGATTAtaactgtttgtgtgttgttggctTAAGCACATTGTGTTTGACTCTGATAAAGATGAGATGATATTTTATGACTAATTAATACAGAAAACTAATTCCAAAGggttcatttacattttcttgctactgtacatacactatatggctaaaagtatgtggacatctggTCATTACAACAATATGtagttcttccccaaactggtGCTACAGAGCACACAATTGTTTATACATGTCTATATATGCTGTAGTGTTGTAAGTTCCCTTCACTGGTACTAAGAGACTCAAAccagttccagcatgacaatggcCTTGCGCTCAAAGCAAGCTCTatatggtgtgttaaggttggagtggaagaactggagtggaAGGTCTctacagagccctgactctgactcaaccccactcaacacctttgggacaaATTAAAATTTCAAGTTTGTGCCAGACATCAGTGCATATCCTCTTGTGCATTTGTtgttgaatgaacacaaatcctccACAGCCAAGTCTATTCTATTGCAAAGCCTTCTTCAAAAAGTGGAGGCTGTTATAACAGCAAATGGAGAACAACTCTGTATTAATTGCTCATGGTTTTATAATGGGATGTCCAGTACTCAGTGTTCATATACCTTTGGCCACATAATTTACACTGTAAGAAAACTGTTTATTCGGAATACAATTTGGCACATGGGGTAGCCTCGATATAAATCCTTGAGTCATATCTATCCCACCCCAAGCTATCCCATTTGTGTCAGTGTCCAGTGTGAGTAATGGCAAGGGGAAGGTCAGATAATGAAGGGGAGAAGAGCTATGTACTGAATTACTCTATATAACCCCACTGAAAACCTTTGGGGTGACTCTAGTGTAAAGCCTTCAGAGAAGAGTGGAGCACTTTATAGCAGTAAAGGAGGATTGAATCTGACACGGGAAGTTCAACAAGCCCATCATctcttctttatatttatttcatttatattcatgatGAAAGTGTCTGCTATTTgaataaatatcttaaatactttttaaactataaacacacattttccgttttttattcttttttgacaaacttaaatttataaatatgtataaaataaatatgaaccACTTAACACTACACATCTTACAAGCCTGTGTTACTATAAACCACATTCTTGCCAGAGATCTTAGATTTACTCTTCCTCAGCTAACCAAATCCCACCCAGAGCTCAGCTGGAATATTTTCTATTTCTGGCGGACCAAACTCTAGCCAAACAGATACAGTTTACtttatgtttgttttggttGACCAGAGACTCCAGACTCCAGCCAGGGCTCAGTCTAATGCTGTCTGACACAGAAACACTGCACCAGCAATAAGCCAGACGTGCTGAATGTGGACCAGACTCAGCCCAGGCTGCTATCTGGGGTGGGTGCGaaagtcaggtgtccacatacttttggacattattttttattttactaaaacCTCAAGTAAGAGTTGTAAATGAGATTAACCAGGAGTGTTAGGAGCAATGAAAACACCACTATGGACCAGGGAGCTGGAGTGAAAGTTGAGTCGATtgtaaactttaaactttaaacatCCTGAATTAGCACAGGACTTGATCTTTTCTCACTCGAGTTTTTTTCCACTAACTCTGTTAATAGATCAGGTTTAATACTGTAACTAAGCCCTCTTTTCTgtacaccccccccaccccgATTAGGATGCTGGCCTGCTGCCATATTGTCCATAACCCCggtatcactacatcactgcaCTATTTTTGGACTTTTGCTATACTGTAGTCACGAATAAAATCCATCCAGGACACTCCACAAATCTTAAATGTTCTGCTGTAGGTTAGAGGCCAAAACTATGACACCATTATATCTCAGATCAGCTGAAGTGACCGTAAACCGTATAATCCTCCATTTTAGACAAGACACAAGGACTGCTCTGTTTTGCCCCGCCCATAAGCGTACGTCACCAGCAACGCTCCATTCCTTGTGTAAGTCCCGCCCTTCCGCACGCGCTCTTCGCCCGCCCTGTTTAACTACGTGCTTGGTTGTGAGTTCCCCCTGTGGAGAGCGTCGAGAACAACGGAGCTGACAGCGGCACCTCCAGTCAAGGGGAAGATGGAGACCAGGGATTCTGACTTCAATATACTCTTAGCCACTGATTCGTACAAGGTGAGGAGACGCTTATGCTTTATGTCGGTCTCAGGTCCAGGATCAGCGGCTCGGCTCGTCGGAAGACGCTGGATGCTGGATGCTGGATGctgaatgatgaatgatgaaacGGGGAAAGGTGCTTTCGTATTGTCGAGGCCATCACGTTGTGTCTCGGGCTgcgctcagtgtgtgtgtgtgtgtgtgtgcgcgcgcgcgcgcgcgcgtgtgtgtgtcatctCGGTAGGCCAGACCGGGAGGAGGATATGGCAGGtagagtgatttttttttttacaggacgTTAGGGTCAGTAAGCTGACTGCTGCCCGGCTCCGTCctccagacagacaggtgaagaaGGTAAGGAGCCGGCTCCAGATTTCAGGGCGTCATGAGGCTGTAGATGATTGATTGCAGCGAACCTAATGAGCTCCTCGTGTACTGAGGATGACTTGACATGTCcttgctttaacacacacacacacacatacacacatccgCTCCTGGAAGCAAAACTGAAAGCATTGATATCTCACTTTGAGGAAAGTGAAAGCTACCATGCAGCCTTTTCTTTATGGCAGTGCGCACTTTGCTGTGGACGTGAAGCACGTGATGGTCGAGGATGCACGCTCATAGTTAATCAGCTCCTTTTCATAGCAACGTacagctgatgtgtgtgagaaacagagCAAACATTGCACAGTAGGATAGTGtctcagtgacacacacacacacacacctacagtgaGAGGTCACTGCATGAGAACCAGTATCCTTGCTGTCACAGCTCAGTCTGTAAATTGATGAACTCATTCTGACTGAGGTGCAGTAAATTTCCGTTCTCTTCCAAGTCTATATCCAGCTCCAGACAGTGGGTTAGATGTGTTGGGAAGGTTTATTTACAGCTCATTGTGTCATGTGGGAAGAGATTTAACATTAGAGGGTGAACTTTTCATaccacacagctctcacaagttcacaagcgtgtgtgtgtgtatacttggaaAGACCCCAGGTTTTTATCATGACATAATGCACTAACATGAAGCCAGCCTGGAAACTACTGGACAGCTCtaagtgttttcattttttaaaacaaaatctgcGTTTAGAAGTTTTGATATGAAACTGATAACGTTCACCGAGCTGTCGGCGCTTCAcgtcatcacatcacacagtaGCAGGAACCTGATGCTGTGTTCACATGTTTACTGTAAATTAACGGGTTATGAGTGATGACTGCCGGGAATTTGATGAACAACATGATAATATATGCTGTGTAAATCCTGCTTGGGTTATTTGTTGGGATAGAACATTTTTTCCCATAATGAATTAGGAATACAGGATCTTGATTCACAGTTTCATGAATGAGAGTACAGTAAAGTCATGAATGAGCTGGACGCCTTGGACGATGACCAGAGTCCCACTTGCAGTTTTTTAAGGATATGCTGTAGACTCAGCATTGAGTGAGTAGTGTTTGCTGGAGTAGAAACCTTTAATAACTctataaataatgtgtgtgtgttttgacatgTCATT from Hemibagrus wyckioides isolate EC202008001 linkage group LG19, SWU_Hwy_1.0, whole genome shotgun sequence encodes the following:
- the pik3cg gene encoding phosphatidylinositol 4,5-bisphosphate 3-kinase catalytic subunit gamma isoform isoform X2, whose translation is MEQHVSDDESPVVLRGEIRRRRRKMKAFTSNSSTAMDHLSLEFVLPTTNKTTKNPDTLQLDVIGNWTVEQVKTQLWLKAVTTNVCPEFYQKYSPDHCILLYQKKGSWCEIYDKHQVFQTLDCIRYWKALKKEVGKIYLVLRPQPSEESIQYQKFLNHLIGYDVTDVSNVHDDELEFTRRKLLTTRKIELADRDPKLYSMDPWIATKALPDYLLSKITNNHILLVIHRDTSSQTIKVSIDDTPFHILQSFFIKTVNKRALLGIPEDVNESDFVLRVCGREEYLFGDYPIKNFHWIRQCLKSGEEIHLVLESPPNPEQDVVQKEDWSQVDDCTGVAGTHEQLTINEKDHEKVFTVSLWDCNRKFRVKILGIDIPVLPCNSELMVFVEASIFHGQQLLAQERTPSKPFTEEVLWNSWLDFNIKIKDLPKGARLNLQVLCGKAQTQTSRDSSSLESKNKSRLLYYVNLLVVDHRSLLRQGEFILHMWKMPEKSEDNSSVNADKLTSATNPDKTSSMAIAVLLDKYCYPVALPKSRDSRDASEMEGERGKREMPNHLRKQFDQIVATDPLHPLSVEDKELLWHFRQECVRHPSAYPKFLGSVKWGKQEAVMATHHLLDKSTAWDRSPLDVGLAMQLLDCHFSDANVRTMAVRKLETLGDDDVLRYLLQLVQSKRIGHFLFWFLRSEIAQSMHYQQRYAVILEAYLRGCGDAMLQDFRKQVEITEALQKVTREVKAISAEKYDVSPQVVFQLRQKLESLQMQGLPESFKVPYDPGLRAGSLVIEQCKVMASKKKPLWLQFKRADPTTLSSDTIGIIFKDGDDLRQDMLILQILLIMESIWETESLDLSLLPYGCISTGNKIGMIEIVKDATTIANIQQSTVGNTGAFKDEILNQWLRDKCVNEDKYQQAVERFVYSCGGYCVATYVLGIGDRHNDNIMVTESGNLFHIDFGHILGNYKSFLGITKERVPFVLTPDFLYVMGTTGKKTSPNFFMFQNICVKAYLALRHHTNLLIILFSMMLMTGMPQLTSKEDIEYIREALTVGCTEDVAQRHFLDQIEICRDKGWTVQFNWFLHLVLGIKQGVEKRSA